From the Temnothorax longispinosus isolate EJ_2023e chromosome 6, Tlon_JGU_v1, whole genome shotgun sequence genome, one window contains:
- the Nubp2 gene encoding cytosolic Fe-S cluster assembly factor Nubp2 homolog, translated as MLEGVKHVLLVLSGKGGVGKSTISTQLALALKESGFRVGILDVDLCGPSVPYLLNLEGEDVHQSSEGWIPVFADSEQKLSVMSIGFLLKSQNDSVVWRGPKKTGMIKQFLTDVVWRDIDYLIIDTPPGTSDEHITVMENLRNVKCDGAIIVTTPQAVAVDDVLREVTFCRKTGIHIIGIIENMSGFVCPSCTECTNIFSSGGGIALSEMVKVPFLAKVPIDPQVGQLADKGQSVLVTLPDSQVAQVFRKLVEELTKSKEA; from the exons ATGTTGGAAGGAGTGAAGCACGTGCTGTTAGTACTTTCAGGAAAAGGTGGTGTCGGCAAATCGACAATCAGCACTCAGCTGGCACTTGCTTTGAAGGAATCAGGCTTTCGA GTCGGGATCTTGGATGTCGATCTTTGTGGTCCTAGTGTGCCTTACCTACTAAACTTGGAAGGAGAAGATGTTCACCAGTCCTCCGAGGG ATGGATACCAGTATTTGCTGATTCAGAGCAGAAACTGTCCGTCATGTCGATTGGTTTCCTCCTGAAAAGTCAGAACGACAGTGTGGTTTGGCGTGGGCCCAAAAAGACTGGTATGATCAAACAGTTTCTAACAGATGTGGTTTGGCGGGACATCGATTATCTGATCATCGATACACCACCTGGCACTTCTGACGAACACATTACAGTCATGGAGAACTTAAg aaatgtaaaatgtgATGGTGCGATCATAGTAACTACTCCGCAAGCAGTTGCGGTGGATGATGTTCTACGAGAGGTGACATTTTGTAGAAAAACTGGCATTCATATAATTGGCATCATTGAAAATATGAGCGGTTTTGTCTGTCCTTCATGTACG GAATGTACCAATATATTCTCCTCAGGCGGCGGGATAGCCCTTTCAGAGATGGTAAAGGTTCCATTTTTAGCTAAGGTACCTATAGACCCACAAGTCGGCCAGTTAGCGGACAAGGGACAAAGTGTTCTGGTAACATTACCTGACAGTCAAGTCGCACAGGTGTTTAGAAAATTAGTCGAAGAACTCACCAAAAGTAAGGAGGCTTGA